A window of Rhododendron vialii isolate Sample 1 chromosome 13a, ASM3025357v1 contains these coding sequences:
- the LOC131313829 gene encoding uncharacterized protein LOC131313829, protein MRNFLRNEIRVLGTSKKAKRKKHLRHDVDALFQKNAYNLSLQCSATCFPNSLVGTKNVIWHGVMVVSHLAAVRASFKSTCNWHKEGNLVGWVLVVKRSRYLLHATFDLSRWSFFASRSIAAFGVIVRDSSGTAQFWRCGKVKVSSACAIEAWALRRACNSKIEADYSQVIFESDSQVVIQSVQGRINCPWEIHTVVEDIKTWAKGRNWSFIWAGRMKNKAAYWLASYSINSCSSIQLGCILPDFDSILHKDSKSSPSFSCQVSIRPSTPSLYNSTKTLDTVTRFKPYFSLSTKSVNRTLYFLSPSLRMADPEHRDAEEPAAGEDEDTGAQVAPIVKLEEVAVTTGEEEEDAILDLKAKLYRFDKDGNQWKERGAGTVKLLKHKVTGKVRLVMRQSKTLKICANHLVIATMSVQEHAGNEKSCVWHAADFADGELKDELFCIRFGSVENCKTFMETFQDVAESQQKKEENKDASAAAGLLEKLSVEDEKTEDKASEEVPVAAKEKESESEPVKVDAEKKGETSAPST, encoded by the exons ATGAGAAACTTCCTAAGAAATGAG ATAAGGGTACTGGGTACATCGAAGaaagcaaaaaggaaaaaacacctACGACATGATGTTGATGCTTTGTTTCAAAAAAACGCCTACAACTTGTCGTTGCAATGCTCTGCTACTTGTTTCCCAAATTCCCTTGTGGGAACAA aaaatgtaATTTGGCATGGGGTGATGGTGGTGTCACATTTGGCAGCCGTGAGAGCTTCCTTCAAATCCACGTGTAATTGGCATAAGGAAGGCAACTTGGTTGGATGGGTTCTAGTTGTCAAAAGGAGCCGTTACTTGCTCCACGCCACTTTTGACCTCtccc GATGGAGCTTTTTCGCCTCTCGCAGCATTGCCGCCTTTGGTGTAATTGTCAGGGATAGTAGTGGAACTGCTCAGTTTTGGCGGTGTGGGAAAGTGAAGGTGTCTTCAGCTTGTGCGATAGAGGCATGGGCCCTAAGGAGAGCTTgcaattcaaaaattgaagcaGATTATTCTCAAGTGATTTTCGAGTCTGATAGTCAAGTGGTGATACAAAGCGTTCAAGGAAGAATTAATTGTCCATGGGAGATCCATACTGTGGTGGAAGATATCAAGACTTGGGCTAAAGGAAGAAATTGGTCCTTCATCTGGGCTGGTAGAATGAAGAACAAGGCTGCTTATTGGTTGGCTTCTTATAGTATTAATAGTTGTTCTTCTATTCAATTGGGTTGTATTCTGCCCGATTTTGATTCTATTTTGCATAAAGATT CTAAATCCTCACCGTCTTTTAGCTGTCAAGTTTCCATACGCCCCTCCACCCCGTCATTATATAACAGTACAAAAACCCTAGACACAGTGACACGGTTCAAAccctacttctctctctctaccaaatCAGTTAACCGAACACTCtacttcctctctccctccctccgaATGGCAGATCCAGAGCACAGAGACGCGGAAGAACCGGCCGCCGGCGAAGACGAAGACACCGGAGCACAGGTCGCACCGATCGTCAAGCTCGAAGAGGTCGCCGTCACCACCGGCGAAGAAGAGGAAGACGCCATCCTCGATCT GAAAGCCAAACTTTACCGATTCGACAAGGACGGCAACCAGTGGAAGGAGAGAGGCGCTGGAACTGTGAAGCTTTTGAAGCACAAGGTTACCGGAAAAGTTCGTCTCGTTATGCGCCAATCGAAGACTCTCAAGATCTGCGCCAACCATCTCG TTATTGCTACCATGTCGGTTCAGGAGCATGCAGGAAACGAAAAGTCTTGCGTCTGGCACGCTGCGGATTTTGCTGATGGGGAACTCAAGGACGAACTCTTTTGCATCCGATTCGGATCGGTGGAGA ATTGCAAAACCTTTATGGAAACGTTCCAAGATGTAGCTGAatcacaacaaaagaaagaagaaaacaaagatgcATCTGCTGCTGCTGGGCTGCTCGAGAAGTTGAGTGTTGAAGATGAAAAAACAGAAGACAAGGCCAGTGAAGAAGTCCCTGTTGCAGCCAAGGAGAAGGAATCTGAAAGTGAACCTGTGAAAGTCGATGCAGAGAAAAAGGGAGAGACTTCTGCTCCTTCAACTTAA